From Pyrenophora tritici-repentis strain M4 chromosome 1, whole genome shotgun sequence, the proteins below share one genomic window:
- a CDS encoding Sas10-Utp3 domain containing protein, giving the protein MAVDNSLEALLVTLTTSIQSATEALPTDDILPPKDGISLLDVKNELLLSYLQNLVFLILLKLRSRKGDQKEADLHFQDEVVQKLVELRVYLEKGVRPLESRLKYQIDKILRTADDATRRNAQATAKPISKPNKRNADTGSDSDVSDAESNGSAQTEEDEDEMAYGPRRALVTRQKTEAAAERARESAKDGIYRPPKITPMAMPTPEGREARRERRPGKSATLDEFIATEMSSAPIAEPSIGSTITNGGRHTKSERERREENERREYEEANFTRLAPKSKKETAKQKARQQRDGGFGGEEWRGLSSGIDRIERLTQKKGGTLGSLEKSRKRPVGDGPRGSGSAAGDAFEKRRKVVGRYK; this is encoded by the coding sequence ATGGCCGTCGACAACTCACTGGAGGCGCTTCTCGTGACACTCACTACATCGATACAATCCGCCACTGAGGCACTTCCAACCGATGACATTTTACCTCCAAAGGACGGTATTTCGTTACTGGATGTCAAGAACGAACTACTACTGTCCTATCTGCAAAACCTTGTTTTCCTCATCCTACTCAAGTTGAGATCGCGAAAAGGCGACCAGAAAGAGGCGGATCTTCACTTTCAAGATGAGGTGGTTCAAAAGCTTGTAGAGTTGAGGGTGTATCTGGAGAAGGGTGTGCGGCCACTGGAGAGTCGCCTCAAATACCAAATCGACAAGATCTTGAGAACAGCAGATGACGCTACCCGACGGAATGCTCAGGCAACTGCCAAGCCAATATCGAAGCCGAACAAGAGAAACGCAGACACAGGATCCGATTCGGACGTAAGCGATGCCGAATCAAACGGCTCCGCACAAACCGaggaagacgaagacgagaTGGCTTACGGTCCCCGTCGCGCCCTGGTGACCCGTCAAAAGACCGAAGCCGCTGCAGAGCGCGCACGTGAATCAGCAAAGGACGGTATTTACCGCCCGCCAAAGATTACTCCCATGGCTATGCCGACGCCCGAGGGCAGGGAAGCACGCCGTGAGCGCCGCCCAGGAAAATCCGCGACGCTGGATGAGTTCATTGCTACTGAGATGTCTTCTGCACCCATTGCCGAACCCAGCATCGGCTCCACAATCACAAACGGTGGCCGACACACCAAATCCGAGCGTGAGCGCCGCGAAGAGAACGAGAGGCGAGAGTACGAAGAAGCCAACTTTACGCGCTTGGCGCCGAAGAGCAAGAAGGAGACTGCCAAGCAGAAGGCTAGGCAGCAACGTGACGGTGGTTTTGGTGGCGAGGAGTGGAGAGGGTTGAGTTCGGGTATTGACCGAATTGAGCGGCTCACGCAGAAGAAGGGTGGTACTCTGGGAAGTCTCGAGAAAAGTCGGAAGAGGCCTGTGGGCGATGGGCCAAGGGGGTCGGGATCGGCCGCAGGAGATGCGTTTGAGAAAAGGAGAAAGGTTGTTGGAAGGTACAAGTAA
- a CDS encoding DNL zinc finger domain containing protein, whose protein sequence is MRSSSSLSVLRAFARSTAPRHIPTPTSRLLHTPRRCACAVVRPSIATARARITSFARFESSAASPTSPNAPDSRLERDQVPSYELTFTCNVCKTRSSHRLSKQGYHHGTVLIQCPDCKNRHLISDHLKVFSDKSVTIEDLMREKGNLVKKGSLSAEGDVEFWDDGSTTPRSAQFHVESTPKGDNRLAEQPTPSKPSQD, encoded by the exons ATGcgctcgtcgtcgtcattgTCTGTCTTGCGCGCCTTTGCCAGAAGCACTGCGCCGCGGCACATTCCAACCCCGACAAGCCGCCTCCTTCACACGCCGCGAAGGTGCGCCTGCGCTGTCGTACGCCCTTCAATTGCTACAGCACGAGCCCGCATTACCTCTTTCGCCCGGTTCGAGTCAAGCGCCGCCTCCCCAACATCGCCCAATGCTCCCGACTCGCGATTAGAACGCGATCAAGTCCCGTCCTACGAGCTCACCTTTACCTGCAATGTCTGCAAGACACGCTCGTCGCACCGCCTATCCAAACAGGGCTACCACCATGGTACCGTGCTGATCCAATGTCCGGACTGCAAGAATAGGCATCTGATTAGCGATCATCTCAAA GTCTTTTCCGACAAGTCCGTCACGATCGAAGACCTGATGCGGGAAAAGGGCAACCTCGTCAAGAAGGGCTCTTTGAGCGCCGAAGGCGATGTCGAGTTCTGGGACGACGGAAGCACGACACCCCGGTCAGCACAGTTTCACGTTGAATCCACGCCCAAAGGTGACAACCGCCTCGCCGAACAACCAACACCATCGAAGCCGTCTCAAGACTAA
- a CDS encoding Cullin, a subunit E3 ubiquitin ligase has protein sequence MIAGRGRQRIRPPRRGLHGDEVDFENTWATIEAAFREIHTKNASKLSYEELYRHAYRIVLKKKGENLYNKVHEFERSWLSSEVRASIQQLLSPNLLVNTQGVGGTTANERRVAGEKFLKGLRQAWGDHQICTSMLADVLMYMDRVYCADHRRPSIYNAAMVLFRDEILESRISVTDVRTILQLLNHTILDQIQMERDGDVIDKQLIKSCVWMLEGLHEGDVEAEEQRLYNTSFEKEYLDTSRLIYRQESELLLRDSQAGAYCKHTRRRIYEEDERCKQTLLESTGPKIQKVVEDEMIKNRIHELIDMDSGVRFMIDNHMVEELQLIYDLNARVDDRKMELTRAIQQRIVEMGSDINKDAIAASQAPVTAPTSDPADKGKAPAQEKNLNAQTVAAIKWVEDVLLLKDKFDKIWQLSFLGDPLLQQAQTQSFTDFINSPLFPRSSEYISLFIDENMKKGIKGKTETEIDAVLEKAIVLLRYVQDKDLLQRYYKKHLCRRLLMNKSISNEVEKQMISKMKIELGNNFTLKLEAMFKDMTLSEEFTAGYKKHVEGLGEKDPNRIELSINVLTSGTWPLETMGGVAAGKEDKRPECIYPAAVEKLKSGFKNFYDKRHTGRQLRWLANMGSADIKAVFPKVPQKDGSFKERRHDLNVSTYGMIILLLFNDVGEGEHLTFEEIQARTKIPPTDLIRNLQSLAVAPKTRILIKEPMSKDVKPSDRFFFNEGFQGKFIKIKVGVVSGGNKVESDRERRETEKKNDDSRCFCIEAAIVRIMKQRKQLSHQQLMSETITQLAGQFKPEVAMVKKRIESLLEREYIERIERTETEQTDSYRYLA, from the exons ATGATTGCAGGACGAGGAAGGCAGCGCATTCGGCCGCCAAGGAGG GGCCTTCACGGCGACGAGGTCGATTTCGAGAACACGTGGGCTACCATCGAGGCCGCCTTTAGGGAGATACACACCAAGAACGCGTCCAAGCTATCGTACGAGGAGCTGTATCGCCACGCGTACCGTATCGTTTTGAAAAAGAAGGGCGAAAACCTTTACAACAAAGTGCACGAATTTGAGCGCAGCTGGCTGAGCAGCGAGGTTCGCGCCTCGATCCAGCAACTACTGTCACCAAACCTTCTTGTCAACACACAGGGTGTAGGCGGCACTACGGCCAATGAGCGACGTGTTGCAGGCGAGAAGTTTCTAAAGGGACTGAGGCAGGCATGGGGCGATCACCAAATCTGCACGAGCATGCTGGCAGACGTCCTCATGTACATG GATCGTGTTTATTGTGCAGACCATAGACGGCCATCAATATACAACGCCGCCATGGTCCTGTTTCGCGACGAGATTCTGGAATCGAGAATCTCCGTGACCGACGTTCGAACCATTCTTCAGCTGCTGAACCACACCATCCTGGACCAGATCCAGATGGAACGCGACGGCGATGTCATTGACAAACAACTCATCAAGTCCTGTGTTTGGATGTTGGAAGGGCTGCATGAGGGTGACGTGGAAGCAGAAGAACAGCGGCTGTACAACACGTCTTTCGAGAAAGAGTACCTCGACACGAGTAGGCTCATCTACCGTCAAGAATCGGAGCTCCTCTTGCGCGACTCCCAAGCTGGCGCATACTGCAAACACACGCGACGCCGAATTTATGAAGAAGACGAGCGTTGTAAGCAAACACTACTGGAGAGCACTGGGCCTAAGATACAAAAGGTAGTAGAGGACGAGATGATCAAGAACCGCATCCACGAACTTATCGACATGGATAGCGGCGTCCGCTTCATGATCGACAACCACATGGTGGAAGAGCTCCAGCTGATCTACGACTTGAACGCTCGTGTAGACGACAGGAAGATGGAGCTTACCCGAGCGATACAACAACGCATCGTTGAAATGGGTTCAGACATCAACAAGGACGCCATCGCAGCATCGCAGGCGCCTGTCACAGCACCAACTTCTGACCCTGCTGACAAGGGCAAAGCCCCTGCGCAGGAGAAGAACTTGAACGCACAGACAGTCGCCGCCATCAAGTGGGTTGAGGATGTACTTTTGTTGAAGGACAAATTTGACAAGATCTGGCAATTGTCTTTCCTCGGCGATCCACTGTTGCAGCAGGCGCAGACACAGAGCTTTACCGACTTCATCAACTCACCATTGTTCCCGCGATCATCCGAGTACATCTCTCTCTTCATTGATGAAAACATGAAGAAGGGAATCAAGGGCAAAACGGAGACAGAGATTGATGCTGTCCTGGAAAAGGCCATCGTCTTACTCCGATATGTCCAAGACAAGGACCTCTTGCAGCGCTATTACAAGAAGCATCTTTGCCGTCGCTTGTTAATGAACAAGTCGATCAGCAACGAGGTAGAGAAGCAGATGATTTCTAAGATGAAGATCGAGCTTGGGAATAACTTCACGCTGAAGCTGGAGGCCATGTTCAAGGACATGACTCTTTCAGAAGAGTTCACAGCTGGTTACAAGAAACATGTCGAGGGCCTGGGTGAGAAAGATCCAAATCGTATTGAGCTATCCATCAACGTGCTCACCAGTGGGACATGGCCCCTCGAGACCATGGGTGGAGTGGCCGCCGGCAAGGAAGATAAGCGACCAGAATGCATCTACCCTGCTGCCGTGGAGAAACTGAAGAGCGGGTTCAAGAATTTTTACGACAAACGGCACACGGGACGACAGCTTCGCTGGCTCGCCAACATGGGTTCCGCCGATATCAAGGCCGTATTCCCCAAGGTGCCGCAAAAGGACGGATCGTTCAAGGAGCGCCGTCATGATCTCAACGTTTCAACGTACGGCATGATCATTCTTCTTCTATTCAACGACGTCGGTGAAGGTGAACACCTGACTTTCGAGGAGATCCAAGCCCGGACCAAGATCCCGCCCACTGATCTCATCAGGAATCTGCAGTCGCTCGCTGTGGCGCCCAAGACGCGTATATTGATAAAAGAGCCCATGTCCAAGGATGTGAAGCCCAGCGACCGCTTCTTTTTCAATGAGGGCTTCCAGGGCAAATTCATCAAGATCAAGGTTGGTGTCGTTAGTGGCGGCAATAAAGTTGAGAGCGATCGTGAGCGACGAGAGACGGAGAAGAAGAACGATGACTCGCGATGCTTCTGTATTGAGGCAGCAATTGTGCGAATCATGAA GCAACGCAAACAACTATCGCACCAACAGCTCATGTCGGAAACCATCACTCAACTCGCCGGACAGTTCAAGCCCGAGGTGGCCATGGTCAAGAAGCGTATTGAATCGCTTCTTGAGCGCGAATACATTGAGCGCATTGAGCGCACCGAAACTGAACAGACGGATTCATACCGATACCTAGCGTAG